One Verrucomicrobiota bacterium genomic window carries:
- a CDS encoding polysaccharide biosynthesis/export family protein, giving the protein MLKSLHNNLGRWAGGGCLVAVACLLLGCATETNKPGPATPPPDGDTVLVGESLRITLTGPAALPQVEQRIKEDGTITLPHIGSVQAANKKVKALEDEIQKLYVPKYFVYLTVNIQYADRFYYVGGQVRSPSKFPYVSEITILKAIDAAGGFTDYANKKSVLIKRATGKLEKVDCEKALTTPTKDVPIYPNDKIEVNMRKW; this is encoded by the coding sequence ATGTTAAAGTCACTACACAACAATTTGGGACGCTGGGCGGGCGGGGGTTGCTTGGTTGCCGTGGCGTGTTTATTGCTTGGCTGTGCCACGGAAACCAATAAACCGGGGCCAGCCACTCCGCCACCAGACGGGGACACCGTGCTGGTGGGTGAATCCTTGCGCATCACGTTGACTGGTCCTGCCGCGCTGCCTCAGGTTGAACAACGCATCAAAGAGGATGGCACCATCACCTTGCCGCATATTGGTTCCGTGCAGGCGGCCAACAAAAAGGTCAAAGCGCTCGAGGATGAAATCCAGAAGCTTTATGTTCCCAAGTATTTCGTGTACCTGACGGTTAACATTCAATATGCGGATCGTTTTTATTATGTCGGTGGCCAAGTCAGATCTCCGAGCAAGTTTCCTTACGTCAGTGAAATCACCATCCTCAAAGCCATTGATGCTGCCGGTGGGTTTACGGACTATGCGAATAAAAAATCGGTACTCATCAAACGGGCGACTGGAAAACTCGAAAAGGTGGATTGCGAAAAAGCACTGACCACCCCCACCAAGGACGTGCCGATTTATCCCAATGATAAAATCGAAGTGAATATGCGTAAGTGGTAA